ATGGTGAGTGGTGAATGGTGAATGGTGAGTCGTGAGAGGTTAATGGTTAATAGACAATGGTCAATAGGCAATAGTCAACTTTATTGTTTCATAAAAATATATTCGTCATGAACATCTACAGTCTTACTTTTCTGCTCCTTTTTAAATTCGCCTTTGCATTCCCTGTCACGGATAGTGAGCAAAAACCAACTTCACCTAAGCCCGGGGTTGCGAACCTCGTTTTTAAATCTGCTGATGGCGGACAAAGCTGGCAGAACATCAGCGAAGGGTTGCCCGGAGACAAGCTGGAGGGTAGCCTTTTTGTAAATGATGGCGGGTTCTATTTACGCACCGGCAAATATATCTATCACAGTAAACCAAACAACAAGGCGCCTTTCTGGGAGAAAGAAAGTTTCCCTGACGAACACAGCAATATTGCCCCTGGTAAGAACGGGATGTTTGCCTACGATTATCACCAGGGTAAGTTCAGGCAACGAATAAACGGATCGGCTGAATGGAAACCTGTGTATGAGAATTTTCAGTTGAAAGGAATCATCGACGTTGTTGAAATTACCAGTGGCACTGTTTTCATTGTTTGTGACCGTGGCCGTGGCCTTTACAGATCCACTGACAAAGGAAAAAACTGGAAAGAAGTTACCCGTGGCGTATGGAAATTGGTAGAGTCGAACGGTGTACTGATGGCGAACAGTGTGAATGGAACAATCAGATCGACCGATGATGGCAAAACCTGGGAAACTGTGATCAGTGAAGGCGGTGTGGGCATTGATATAACACGCATCGATGGTGGTTTTGCTTCTATCACGTTCAATACACAGTCGAATACCAGGAGAATCAGGGTATCCTACGATGGAGGAAAAACCTGGCAGCCAATTGATGCCGGCTTACAGACATCAACTTTCGGTGTTCCGGTAGCAAAACCTTTCTCACAAATGAATCAACCTGATTCAGTGTGGAATCCCATTGCCATAAATACCGAGCTTCCTGAGCAAGCCTTTATCAGTTCAATTGTGCAGGTTGGTGAAGACTTCTTTTGTGGTCATCCTGCCGGTATTTTTAAAACATCAGACAAAGGGAAAACATGGAAACTGATACTACCTTCTGTTGACGGTAAGGTCTTTAATTTATCTGTTTCCGGCGGTGTGATTTATGCGATACCGAGGAATAGAGGATGTTGATTCAGGTGAATGGTGAGTCGTGAATGGTCAATAGTCAATGGGCAATGAAATACCTCGAGTGGCGGATATGGTTAAAAAGTCAAATTAACCCCGATAAAGAATAAACAGAAAAAATTGAAATCTAATAGGATTATTCTTTTGCTAACTATCATGTTACTTTTTGCTTGTGAAAAAAAGAAAAAAACAATTGTAAACAGGCAGAAGGCGATTAAGAAAGAAATGGAACAGGTAAAAGCATTTTATTATCGTCAATCAGACAGTTTAGACAGAGTAAAAGAAGCTGATACCAGTTCGGCTAAGCAGCATGAAATTGCAGAGGAATTTGTGTCAGCTGACAGGAAAAAATCTGTTACGTTAATTAAGCTTCAAAAGGAATATGATTCCCTGGAAGTAGAATTAAATGAAACACGATGAATCCTTTGCAGGTAACTTTCTATAAATAAAAAAATCAAACCAAAACATTACATCGCATCCAACACTTCCAACGCTTTTTTACGAAACACTTCTGCTGAAGGCGCAGCCTTGTTGCTTGCTTTATAGTTGATCAAAAAGCGATTCATCTGCTGATAATATTTTTGATGCAGAAAGTACAAAGGCATTCGTTCGCCCTGTTCGTTAATGAGTGACATTTGTTTGGACTCGCCGTTGGTTTCGTACTCGTTGTTATACATCTGCCAATGCAATGCAAACGGCAAATTAAGCTCCAGTGAAATCTTCATGATCTCCTTTGTTTCATTGTACTGTTTGGTAAATGATTCGGGCTTGTTGATGTTTGCATGATACCCATATTCGCCAATATACACTCTGCGTGAAAACGGCAGCCCTTCTTTTGGCTGCAGTTGTTTTTCAAGGTAGTCGAAGATGCTCTTCAACTGTTCTTTCTTTTCGCTGTAAGTTCTGTTTTTAATGGCTTCGTAACTGCTGTACGACACCAGGTCCACATTTACATACGGCAATACACTGCTGGCAATGCAAGGCTCACCTTTCATACCTTTCAGCACCAGGTTTACTTCGACGTAATGATAGAGCTGAACATTTTTTGATGCAGCTGCTTTCTTTGCATCATCAACTGCCTTTTGTCTTATCTGGAACCACTTGGTCATATTTTGCAGGTGTTCCTGCGGTGGAGCAGCAGTTCGGTTGTAATCGGAAAGCAAAAGCCAATCTCCTTCCCAGTTGCCGATCAAAAATGTTTTACCGCTGTTGTTGTAGGTCTTCAACAGGTAAGTAGCAAAATCAAAGATCTCATCATACAAACGTTTCTCCTGTTCGGGGTTGATACCCTTCTTCCAATTGATACCGGTGATGGTATGTACCCATATAAAAATGTATTTGAAATCCATGTCAACTACTTTCTTGTATTCCGGCGAAGCATTGAATAACTCCAAGGTAGCAGATGGTTTTTGATCGATGGTTAATGCATAACTTTTCGGCGAGTTGGCACCCAACGAAATTTTTAAAATGTTTGATCCCATACCCCGCACATGCTTTGCCTGTTCCAACAGCCTGGATTCGTTTGTAAACTGGTACTGGCCCCCGATGGTATTGGTGCCCAAAATAAAATTATAAGGCTCCAACGGTTTGATGCTATCGTACGGTACAAGTTTTTGCCCTTGTGCGACAGTAAACAGCAAAACAGAGACAGATAGTATAACAGACTTCTTCATGTAATTAGTTTTTAATGGATACAACTCCAGTGACATTATAACCGGCTACTTTTATTTCTTTGATAGCTTTTGTATCAACAGGTTCAAGCAAAATGGTTTTCTTTTCGCCGGGGAGCAATGTAAAATATCCGTCGCTGAAATAAGCCGGCAGTACAATTTGTGCTGCGTTGTCCAGTGCATCTAACTTGATACCTACAGCAGGATGTTTGGTTTTATTTTCCAATTCAATTTTAATCTTATTGTTTGCAAGACGTACTGCTTTCGAAGAAAGGGTTACATCAGGCAACTGGTTGAATGCTTTAAAATGGCCTGTTGCTGTATTGGCTTTCCAATATTCATTGTCAGCCAGCACATCCCCTTTTTTATCTTTTATGGAAAGACGTACCAAATAATTAGCAGGCAAGCTGGCTTCATCCAATGTTGCTGTAAACACTTCGGCTTTTGCATTTGCCTGAATAGCAAGAGGAGCAGTTTTGTTTTGCAATACTTTTCCATCCATTGTGTATACCTGCATAAAAGCGATTGCATCCTTCACGTTGTTCAACGAAGTATTCACGGCAATTACCTTGTTGTTGTGCAGGTTCATTTGAATATGCAAAGGCTCGCATCCTTTCTTCGAACCGTAAAACGAACCATGTGTTTGAAAATCCCATGAATAGGTTTGCCAGATCATGCTGGGCCAAGCAGGATGACTCATCCACAGCAATACGCCACTGCTGTTGTTCCATAATTTATTATTCCATGCTTCAAAGATGGCTCTGTGACTGTCGTAATTGATGAGTTGAATCTTGCGATTAAAATCATCAAGACTATTCGAAACTCCATACAAACTGTCTGCTGTATGCAGATAGCCTTCGAGGTTTTGATTGTTGGTGTGCAGATCGTGGTAGTGCCATACATCATTGATGGGCCATTGATCTTCCGGTGCTATAAACTTGCGGATAGTACTGGCTTCAGGAACAGAGAATGTACCGATCTCTGTTGTAAACCCATCGCCTTGTTTGGTAAAATAATCTTTGTTGTTCACGAAGAAATGCCAGGGACCGCTCTGCCGCAGATTTATTTCTCTTGAGTTGCCGATGTAATGTCGTGTACCATCTTCTTTTGCAATCTGTGTTGCCAGATCGTTTTCAATACCTGCAGGTGCATAGCCTTCGTTTCTCGGACACCAGATAGCAATGGATGGATGATTGCGGTAACGTTTAATCATATCTATACTGTTGTCCAAAAACAATTGATCATCGCTTGGGTTGAGGTTGAAGCCTTCGGTACTCAGCCAGAAATCATTCCACACCAACATGCCGTATTCATCGGCCAGATCAAAAAATACAGGTTCTGTACTTTCACCTGTCCAGTTACGGATCATATTGAAGTTTGCTTCACGATGCAAACGAAAGGCAGGTTCCAGATTTTCCCGGCTTACTTTTTTCATGGCATCATCTATCCCCCAGTTGCCACCTTTACAATACACGGCAACAGCATTCACTTTAATCACCAAAAATGGATTGTCATTATCTGACAGTACTTGCATTTTTTCCGATGGAAATTCTTTACGCAGTGTAGGTATAAATATTTTGTCTTTGAATGCACGGCGTTTTGTAAAATCAATAATGGGTTTATCTGTTCTACTATCTGTTGGGCTGTATGCAAAACGAACCGCTTGTTTCTCTTCTGTATCCGCCATCATTTCATACGAATATTCTCTTATGCCGAAACGAAATTGTTTGATTTCTTCAACAGCTTTCGCATCCGTTACTTTAATAGTAGCGTTGTACAAATTCGGTAAGCCATAACCATTGGGCCACCACAAGCGTGGATTTTTTACGTTGAGTTGTGCATTATCAGCAGGCGTAAATACAACAGGCAATATTTGTCCCGGTGCCAGTTTTACTTTTTTAGAGACTGCTACTCCTTCAAACGAAAAATGAATCGTTGCTTCCTGTGTTGATGTGCTGTTGTTGACAACTGTTGTACGCAATGTAACAGATGCACTGGTTGTATCGGGCAACGGCAGATCAGTGATTACCTGCGGATCAGAAGAAGTGACAGTACCGGTGAAAGATAGTTGTACATCCTGCCAGATACCCATGTTACGATCTCTGATACCGGGTATCCAATCCCAGCCTTCTGTTGCAAAAAATGCGGGACCATCCAATGTATGTACACCGCCATTTTTACCCATGCCCGACAATGCGGATTGTTCATCGGGTATGCCCGGATTATGTGGCGGTAATATTTGCACAAGCAATACATTGCGTCCGTTTGTTTTTAAATAATCTGTTACATTGAACTTACCACGTATGAATGCTCCTTTAATATCGCCAAGCAAATGACCATTTAACCAAACACGTGCTTTGTAGTTGATGCCGTTGAACCAAAGCCAGGCTAATTTTCCATTTTCATTTTTTGGTGTTTCAAATGTTGTACGGTACCACCATTCTTTGCGACACAACGAATCTGTGATGGCCATGTTGTTCAACCCAAAATAAGGATCGGGAAATTTTCCGGCTGCAACTAAAGAAGTTAACACTGTTCCCGGAACCACTGCATCGTACCAACCTTTGGTATTAATGGCTTCAGTAAACACAGAAGCATTACCTAACAAACTTGTAAGATCATCTGTCAATTCCCAGCCACTAGTAAGCGAATATCGAGCATTGCCCAGCGCTGTTGCTTCACCTGCTTTACCCGATCTTGGTTTTTCAACTGCTGTTTGAAACGGCGCTTTTCCCTTTGGTAAGGTTGCTGCCGGTTGTTTTTTTGTTAATCCAAAATTGGGTTGCTTCTGAGCGAATATATCGCTCTTACAAAGCAGCATACCAACAAAAACAGCTAACCCGATTTTAGTACGTACAGAATATTTCATAAAAGAATGGATGATTCTTTTTACAGAGTAATAAAACTATTTTCAATGCAAAAGACTACAGCATACATTTTTCATCACATCGCTTTTGAATGCAAATGCTTAAAAATGCAGCATGATTTTTTATGCATGCAGGTTTGTCAATAACGAAAAGCGTTAATACAATCCTTTGCTACCGTAATCGCCCCGTTTTTCATTGATTGGCTTTAATGGAATTTGTAAGCCACCAGTTTCCTGGAGCCAACTCCATAGTTCTTTGCGCATACGGCCAATTTCATTTTGCCATGCCGGATGACGATAGAGATTTTTCTTTTCTTCGGGGTCCGTACTCAAATCATAAAATTCAGATACATCCCAAAGACCGGGATAGAAAATAAATTTATGAGAGCCTTCTCTTACACCCAACGTTGTTGGTGTTTGCGGATAAGAGAACTCCCAGTAGTATTCGTAAAATGCTTTATTACGCCAGTTCACTGTTTTATCCTGCAGCAGCGGTAAGAACGATTGCCCCTGCATATTGGCGGGTTTTGTTACACCTGCTACTTCGAGTACAGTAGGTGCAATATCAATTCCCTGGATGATCTGATCGAGTGGTTGACCATTGTGCGACATACCCGGTGCATACACCAGTAACGGCACTTTCTGACTTTCTTCGTACATATTGCGTTTGTCGATGAGTCCATGTTCACCCATGAGGAAACCATTATCGCCCATATAAATGATCATTGTATTATCAGCAATACCCAATTCTTCTACTGTTTTTCTGATGCTCGCCACACTCTCATCAATGGCCAACAATGTTTCGCAATAGCGATAATAAAAATCATCAAACTGTACACGACCATCGTACATAAAATCTACACCATGCCAGCTGTTACGTTGTGCCCATACCCATTGCGGAATATCTTTTACATTGTAATTGGTATCATTCTTCACCATCGCTGCAATCGGACTTTTGCACACATCACCATGCAGTTTGCTATTTTCTGTTGCTGTTAAGTTGATGGTAGACGGATAATTGATGGGCTTGCCATGATACTTGTTACGATGACGAGGTGCAGGCATAAATTCATCGTGCACACCTTTATGCGATACATACATGAAGAAAGGTTTATTCTTCGGTTGCTGACGCATCCATGTTGCAGCATGTTCGGTTAACAGATCAGTGATGTATGTACTGTCTTTGTATTGCACACGCTGTCCATTAATATTCAACATTGGATTGAAATACACACCCTGTCCTTTGAAACTTTCCCAATGATTGAATCCTTTTTGCGGATCATCACCTGCATGACCCATATGCCATTTGCCGAAGAACGCAGTACGGTAACCAACTTTCTGCAGATACTCCGGAAAGAAGTTTAAATTATCAGGCAGTGGTGAAAAATTATCAACCACTTTATGTGTGTGAGCATATTGCCCGGTAAGGATAGATGCCCGTGATGGAGAACAGAGTGCAGTCGTTACTGTAGCATTGCGTACCCACACTCCTTCTTTCGCCATTCTGTCCATTGCGGGTGTTTCCAGCCACGGCACTCTACCGGTGAAACCCATAAAATCAAACCGGTGATCATCGGTTAAAATGAAAATCACATTCATGGGTTTGGGTGGATTCTCTTCCTGCTTTCGATCAAACCCAAACACAATTGTAACTGCCATGCAAAACACAGCAATTAATATTGATTTACGACTGCCGTTTTTTTTCTTCTGTCGTTGCATACTATCTTTTTTTCAGAAGCGTTCACACCTGAATTTCTTTTTCAGACCAAAAGCTTCATTACAAATTCATGTATCAATAAAGGCACTTGAATAACTATTCAAGCACCTTTATTGATCATTATCAGGTAAACTTTGCGATGATGATTCTCCCGTTGAGGAGGAGTTATTTCAAATGATACAACCTCCTTTAAAAACATTAGTATCCTTGGTTCTCAACCAAACTGGGATTATCAGCAATTCTGTCGATACCCAATGGTAAGTAGTAATGACGGGGTTGGAATACCCTTGCTGTACCCTCTGCATTTTTTAATGTGATGATGTATTTTTTTGCATCAAAATCATACACATAGTTTAATCCCTGTAAACGCTTTCCGTTCAACTCCTGTTCTGCAATGCGCCATCTGCGTAAATCCCAATACCTGTGCTCTTCAAAAGCCAGCTCGACTTGTCTTTCCTGCCGTATGTTGGCTTCGGTTAAGGTTGTACGTAAAGGCATTTTCGCTCTTGCTCTTACCAGGTTAATTGCATTAAGCGCTTCCGTATTTTTATTCAGATAGAAAGCCGCTTCTGCATAGTTGAGCAGAATTTCACCCAACCTGAACACAATGAAATCAGTGCTTGATTGTCCGCTTGCCGCAGGTGTAAGCGCTTCATCGCAACGCTTACGTACATGCACACCTGTTTTTTGTGTATTGCGATTGGGCGCTTTTGCATAAAAACCATCCGGGAATTGTGCTGATACAGAATTCGGAATCATGAAAGTTTCGCTGGAGCTTGTAACCACCTGGCCGCTTGCATTTCTATACCTGGTGCTGGAATGAAAAAACACTTTCTTTCCTTGCCATATACATTCAGGATAAAAAGTTGATGCTCTGAAACGGGGATCACGCTTTCCGAATAATGAATCGATATCATGCAACCTTGTGTTTGTAAGCAAGGAGCGGTTCATCACACCGGATCTTCCATCCTGGTAATCGAACAGGTCCATAAATTCGAGGAACACATTAAAGTTCGAATTCCAACCCGATGTAAAACCTGCCGGTGTACACAATGCATCCCATGAATGTCCTTTGTTAAGTGTTGCATCCCATTTAACGCCAAAGATTATTTCGGGGTTATTATTTTCATCCGTAAACAACTGCGTAAAGTTTTTAACGGGATCGGAAGGAACCTTGTTGTACAAACTAAATGCAGGATTATCCATGATTGCTTTTGATGCATCCATGGCAGCCGTAAAATATTTATCTGCTTCACTGGAAGGTATACCTACTACTCCATCCAAAGCGACTGTACCGAATTTTGCAATACTGCCTGCATATAGCATCGCTCTGCTTTTAAGTGCAAGTGCAGCAAATTTGGTGGGTCGGCCATAATCATTGCCCGCATACGAAGCAGGTAATAATGCGGCTATCTCGTCCATTTCTTTTCCAATAAAATCATATACTTCTGCTTCTTTGTTGCGGACAGGAAATAATTCTGATTCGGGATCAGTTAACTGTTGAACTTTTGTAATAATAGGAACACCCCCAAAACGTTTCACCATTTGATGATAAATGAACCCACGCAAAAAACGGGCTTCACTTATTTTTTGGTCTTTATACGTTTGTTCAAATGATGAACCTTTCACACCCTCAATAAATTCATTTATTTGTCTGATAGCGGTGTAAGCCCAATAGTCGAGCAAACCGGAACCTGTGTTATCGTAAATCTTAATAGAAGCGATGTAAGGATCCTGCCAATCGCCAAAAGCTCTGCATTCGCCACCAGGTCCTGCTAATAAACCCATTCTGAAATTTTCCTGGTTACCCAGTTCCTGAAATTTCGTACGGTCGTATAAACTCAGCAGGTTAGCTTCTATCAGATTTTTATCTTTAAACACTGCTGTTTCAGCAATCATATCGAGCGGTTGTATATCTAATACTTTGGTACAACCCACCAATCCAGTTATAATGAAAGCAATGATTATATTTCTCATAAACTTTTATTTAAAATGTTAAGCGCACTCCGCCTGCAATATTTTTATGAATCGGATAGTTACGTCCTTCTCCACTTAAGTTCGCATCCGGATCAAACGTGTTCTTGTAAAATCCAAGCTTACTGAACGTAAGCAGATTGGTAGCAGATGTAAATACCTGCAAATTTTTAAACCCTAATTTTTTAGTCCAGTTACCACTGAAGCTGTACGATAAATTCACATTCCGTAAACGAATGAATGTTGCATCTTTCATCCAGAAATCGGAACGCTTAATGTTATTGGGGTTTAAGCCCAATGATGCTGCCGGCAATTGTGCCTTTGGATTGATGTTCTGCGTTGGGTTTGCAGGATCGGGCTGCCAGCGGTAGGTATAATGATAATCGTAGGGAATCGATTCGTTTGAAAACATAGATGCCGATGCACCGGTTACATAAAAATTAAATCCGGTTGAACCTTGCCATAACATTTCTAACGACAGACCTTTATAAGTGGCGCCCATCACCAAACTGTACACTACTTCGGGGAAGGTTCCTTTACCGATCACATCCTGATCACGCCAATCGAGAATACCATCGCTATTCAAATCAACATAACGGATATCGCCCGGACGCAGAGTTGTATTACCTACACCATCCTGGTTAAATGTGAGTTTATCAATTTCTCCTTGTGACATAAAAATACCATCCGACTTATAGCCCCATGAAAGGTTGGTTGATTTACCTGTTAACTGATAAATTCTGATTTGATCGGGATCGGTATAAGCTGTTTCATCTCTGTACTCCCATTTGTTTTGTGTAAACGTAAACGTGGGCATAATTGAAAGCTGTACACCGTTGATCTTTGGGCGGTAATCGATCATCAGTTCAAAACCTCTGTTACTTTGTTTGTTGAGATTTACCGGAGGTAAGGTTGCGCCAAAAGTTGAAGGCACCGCTCTTTGCTGCGAAGCAAGGATACCATCCCTTAATCTGTAAAACACGTTTCCTTCAAATACCAGTTTGCCTTTCCACAGTGTTAAATCAATACCTGCGTTATAGTTGGTTATACTCTCCCAGGTAATATTTGGATTTGGAAGACCTGTGGTACTGATTGTTTTGTAAAACGTATTTCCCATAATATATCCACCTGCATCAATATCATAACCGGTGAGATAACTGAACTGGCTGGTACCATCGTTACCCGACTGTCCGTAAGAAAGTCTCAGCTTACCATTCGAAAGCCATGATGATGCATTATCCATAAATTTCTCTTTCGAGAAAACCCAGCCAACAGAAACGCCGGGAAAATAACCCCACCTTGAATTCTTGGGGAAATTCGCACTGGCATCAGCTCTTAAAATAAATTCGGCGAGGTACTTACCTGCAAAATCATAATTCACTTTACCGATGTACGCCACTCTCGACATTTGACTTTGGGTTCCTGTATTATCCTGAAAGTCCTGGCCACCGGAAAACAGTTGTTGTATGGATGGCGACAACAGATCACGTCGAAAAGCCATTAACGAATTACCACCATTCTGCAGTTGCTCGGCAATACCCATTGCACTGATGCGATGTTCACCAAATTCACGATCGTAATTCACTTTCACCATTGGATAAACCTGGAAGTAACGTGCATTGGTTTCTCTGAGTGAAATGAAATTACCCATGTTGGCCATGTAGGTATAAACCTGTGTGTCGTAATCGTAGTCATATACTTCGGCGGGCGTGTTAAATACTTTCGTATAATCTGCAGACTGACTCACCAATAAATCGGCACCGATACGCAATCCATCAATAAAGGGTATTTTATAGTTGAGTCCAATCTGACCATTAAAGAAGTTAGAGCTGGTACGATTGTATCCTCTACGTTCTGCATCAATACGCAATAATGGATTGCGGCCCTGAAAACCTGTATATGCATTTTTGGTCGGGTCAGGCAGGTAGGGATTGTAACGTGGTTGTGCTGTGCTAAAATCTACCATTACATCTTCAATTGAACCTACCTGCTGATCCTGACCAAAACGATACTGCATATCAAACCGCAAAGACAAATTCTTTGCAATGGTTGCATCAACGTTTAATCTTGAGTTATAACGCTTGTAATAATAATCTCCTGAGGTAAAAACACTTTGCTGATCGGTAACACCAAGTGAACCAAAATATTTTAATGTTGGAGTACCACCACTAACTGTTATACTCTGTTGCAACATGGGTGCACCTGTACGGAAGATGGCATCACGCCAGTTATACGATTTGTAGTTCGCTTCGGTACCTGCTTTATATTTCTGCACTACTTCTTCTGTAAATTCACCGGGGCTCAAACCGTAATTCAATGCCGCTTCTCTGCGTAGCTCAGCCCAGTCGCCTGCATTAACTGTATTCTGAAAAGCAGAAGGCATCTGATAGGTGTAGGTGCCTGTATACGTAATTTGTGGAGCACCTGTTTTACCACGCTTTGTTGTAACGAGGATCACACCGTTTCCTGCTCTTGCACCATAAATTGCAGCAGATGCATCTTTGAGAATAGAAACTGATTCGATATCATTCGGATCGATGCGGTTGAAAGGTGTAGGCAATCCATCAACAATTACTAACGCTGATCCATAGCCCCTGATCTGCAGACTTGCATTATCCTCACCGGGCAAACCGCTTGCTGTTTTCGACAAAAGCCCGGGCATTCTACCAACAAGTAATTGTGATGTATTGGGAACAGGTGCCGACTGTAAAACTTTTGCACCTATCTGTGCAATGGCTCCTGTAACGGTTGCTTTCTTTTGTGTACCGTAACCTACAACTACAATTTCCTGTTGCTGAATTTCCTGTTTGCTTAAGGTGACCTGTACGCTTGTGGTTCCTTTTACACTTACTTCTTTTGATTCCATACCCACAAAAGAAATCACCAGAATCATCGATGAGTTGTCGGGTACACTGATTGTAAATTCGCCGTTGGCATCGGTGTTTACTCCTTTGCCGGTTCCTTTTAAATTTACAGATGCACCCGGCAGCGGCGTTCCGCTTTCATCTGTTATTTTTCCTTTTACCGTAATGTCGGCAGGAGGCGATTCTTTTGTAACATTTGCAGATGGTTCTGCCGTTATCTTACGTTTTATTACAATTGTATTTTCTATAATGGTAAACGTAAGCGGCGTTTTCTGCAAGCATTCATCCAGCGCCTGTTGTAAGGGAACATTTTTGGCGTTCACACTTACATTACCCACCAGTTCCATCATTTCAACAGTGCATATATAATTATAGCCTGTTTGTTTTCTGATTTCCTTTAATACTTTCTGGAAGGGCGCATTCTTTACTGAAAGCGTTACAGTTTGTGAGTGGGCTTCTGCAAATACCTGCATACTGGCCACGAAGAGAAAGACAGCAATAAGTTTCATAATCAATAGTGCCTTCCTGACAGGAGGGCATGTTTTGGTTAGTTTTCGCTCGTGCCGAAAACTAAAAGCAGTAAATGGCATAACTTCGTTTTTGGGGTTTAACGATAAACAGTCTCAGATGATTTGATTGCTTTTTGAAGAGCCCTAAACTTTCGCCGGGAGTGTTGCAACCACTTCCGGTTTTTTATGAGCTCTTGCTACGATACTCGGTTTACATTGTTCTGTTTTTTTACGGCATAACAATTATTTTTTTGCCTTCAATGATAAATCGCACTTCACCCGTTTGCTGCAGCATTGAAAGCACCTGCGACAGCTTTACATTGCGGGAAATGCCACCAATAAAATGTTTGGTTATGGTGCCCTGGTAACTTACCTCTACATCGTACCAACGGGCCAGTTGTCTCATCACCGATTTAATATCACTATTTTCAAACTGAAAGTTTCCGTCCTTCCACGCCACTGTTTCTTCCAGGTTTATATCATCAACAATCTTCATGTTACCCGATGGTTTCAGTTGCGCCTGTTGACCGGGTTGTAAATATTTATTTTCACTTGCGGTAGTAACTCTTACTCTTCCTTCCAGCAAGGTGGTGCGTACAGTTTCTTCGTCGGTATAACTATTAATGTTGAAATGTGTACCCAGCACTTCTACTTCGATTTGATTCAATTGCACCTTAAATGGTCTTGTTGCATCTTTCGCAATTTCAAAATAGGCTTCCCCAGTTATTTCTACTTTGCGTTCTTTACCGCTGA
The DNA window shown above is from Lacibacter sp. H375 and carries:
- a CDS encoding TonB-dependent receptor, which codes for MKLIAVFLFVASMQVFAEAHSQTVTLSVKNAPFQKVLKEIRKQTGYNYICTVEMMELVGNVSVNAKNVPLQQALDECLQKTPLTFTIIENTIVIKRKITAEPSANVTKESPPADITVKGKITDESGTPLPGASVNLKGTGKGVNTDANGEFTISVPDNSSMILVISFVGMESKEVSVKGTTSVQVTLSKQEIQQQEIVVVGYGTQKKATVTGAIAQIGAKVLQSAPVPNTSQLLVGRMPGLLSKTASGLPGEDNASLQIRGYGSALVIVDGLPTPFNRIDPNDIESVSILKDASAAIYGARAGNGVILVTTKRGKTGAPQITYTGTYTYQMPSAFQNTVNAGDWAELRREAALNYGLSPGEFTEEVVQKYKAGTEANYKSYNWRDAIFRTGAPMLQQSITVSGGTPTLKYFGSLGVTDQQSVFTSGDYYYKRYNSRLNVDATIAKNLSLRFDMQYRFGQDQQVGSIEDVMVDFSTAQPRYNPYLPDPTKNAYTGFQGRNPLLRIDAERRGYNRTSSNFFNGQIGLNYKIPFIDGLRIGADLLVSQSADYTKVFNTPAEVYDYDYDTQVYTYMANMGNFISLRETNARYFQVYPMVKVNYDREFGEHRISAMGIAEQLQNGGNSLMAFRRDLLSPSIQQLFSGGQDFQDNTGTQSQMSRVAYIGKVNYDFAGKYLAEFILRADASANFPKNSRWGYFPGVSVGWVFSKEKFMDNASSWLSNGKLRLSYGQSGNDGTSQFSYLTGYDIDAGGYIMGNTFYKTISTTGLPNPNITWESITNYNAGIDLTLWKGKLVFEGNVFYRLRDGILASQQRAVPSTFGATLPPVNLNKQSNRGFELMIDYRPKINGVQLSIMPTFTFTQNKWEYRDETAYTDPDQIRIYQLTGKSTNLSWGYKSDGIFMSQGEIDKLTFNQDGVGNTTLRPGDIRYVDLNSDGILDWRDQDVIGKGTFPEVVYSLVMGATYKGLSLEMLWQGSTGFNFYVTGASASMFSNESIPYDYHYTYRWQPDPANPTQNINPKAQLPAASLGLNPNNIKRSDFWMKDATFIRLRNVNLSYSFSGNWTKKLGFKNLQVFTSATNLLTFSKLGFYKNTFDPDANLSGEGRNYPIHKNIAGGVRLTF
- a CDS encoding RagB/SusD family nutrient uptake outer membrane protein, with the protein product MRNIIIAFIITGLVGCTKVLDIQPLDMIAETAVFKDKNLIEANLLSLYDRTKFQELGNQENFRMGLLAGPGGECRAFGDWQDPYIASIKIYDNTGSGLLDYWAYTAIRQINEFIEGVKGSSFEQTYKDQKISEARFLRGFIYHQMVKRFGGVPIITKVQQLTDPESELFPVRNKEAEVYDFIGKEMDEIAALLPASYAGNDYGRPTKFAALALKSRAMLYAGSIAKFGTVALDGVVGIPSSEADKYFTAAMDASKAIMDNPAFSLYNKVPSDPVKNFTQLFTDENNNPEIIFGVKWDATLNKGHSWDALCTPAGFTSGWNSNFNVFLEFMDLFDYQDGRSGVMNRSLLTNTRLHDIDSLFGKRDPRFRASTFYPECIWQGKKVFFHSSTRYRNASGQVVTSSSETFMIPNSVSAQFPDGFYAKAPNRNTQKTGVHVRKRCDEALTPAASGQSSTDFIVFRLGEILLNYAEAAFYLNKNTEALNAINLVRARAKMPLRTTLTEANIRQERQVELAFEEHRYWDLRRWRIAEQELNGKRLQGLNYVYDFDAKKYIITLKNAEGTARVFQPRHYYLPLGIDRIADNPSLVENQGY